A single Cellulomonas sp. SLBN-39 DNA region contains:
- the hemE gene encoding uroporphyrinogen decarboxylase, protein MTLPAQHPLVDGRTSASALVTAYSGTRPERQPVWFMRQAGRSLPEYRASRAGVAMLDSCLDPELASEITLQPVRRHDVDAAIFFSDIVVPLRLVGVDVDIKPGVGPVFGTPVRTLDDVRRLRDLGPLDDERLAPVAAGVARTVAALGGTPLIGFAGAPFTLAAYLVEGGPSRDHLAARRLMHADPAAWDALMAWTAEVSGAFLQAQVRAGASAAQLFDSWAGALSKADYVRGCAPASSQVLAGVRALGVPVVHFGVGTGELLVAMRDAGADVVGVDYRVPLDEASARLGGATPLQGNVDPALLGAPWPVLEAHVRDVLERGRSAPSHVLNLGHGVPPETDPDVLTRLVALAHEL, encoded by the coding sequence GTGACGCTTCCCGCCCAGCACCCGCTCGTCGACGGCCGCACTTCCGCCTCAGCACTGGTGACGGCCTATTCCGGCACCCGCCCGGAGCGCCAGCCGGTGTGGTTCATGCGACAGGCCGGCCGGTCGCTGCCGGAGTACCGGGCCTCGCGTGCGGGGGTCGCGATGCTCGACTCGTGCCTCGACCCGGAGCTGGCGTCCGAGATCACGCTGCAGCCCGTGCGCCGGCACGACGTGGACGCGGCGATCTTCTTCTCCGACATCGTCGTGCCGCTGCGCCTGGTGGGCGTGGACGTCGACATCAAGCCCGGCGTGGGCCCCGTGTTCGGCACGCCCGTGCGCACGCTCGACGACGTGCGGCGGCTGCGCGACCTCGGCCCGCTCGACGACGAGCGGCTCGCCCCCGTCGCGGCGGGCGTCGCGCGGACCGTCGCGGCGCTCGGCGGCACGCCGCTGATCGGGTTCGCCGGGGCGCCGTTCACGCTGGCCGCGTACCTCGTCGAGGGCGGCCCGTCGCGCGACCACCTGGCCGCCCGCCGCCTGATGCACGCCGACCCCGCGGCCTGGGACGCCCTCATGGCGTGGACCGCCGAGGTGAGCGGCGCGTTCCTCCAGGCGCAGGTGCGTGCGGGTGCGAGCGCGGCGCAGCTGTTCGACTCGTGGGCCGGGGCGCTCTCGAAGGCCGACTACGTGCGCGGCTGCGCGCCCGCGTCGTCGCAGGTCCTGGCCGGGGTGCGCGCCCTGGGCGTGCCGGTCGTGCACTTCGGCGTCGGCACCGGCGAGCTGCTGGTGGCGATGCGCGACGCCGGGGCCGACGTCGTGGGCGTCGACTACCGGGTGCCGCTGGACGAGGCGTCCGCACGCCTGGGCGGGGCGACGCCGCTGCAGGGCAACGTGGACCCCGCGCTGCTCGGCGCCCCCTGGCCGGTGCTGGAGGCGCACGTGCGCGACGTCCTCGAGCGGGGCCGGTCGGCGCCGTCCCACGTGCTCAACCTCGGGCACGGCGTGCCGCCCGAGACCGACCCCGACGTGCTGACCCGCCTCGTGGCGCTCGCGCACGAGCTCTGA
- a CDS encoding glutamyl-tRNA reductase, whose translation MVLLSLVASHHDLDLTVLERLQTDVHAVGRELVGATSPVAGAVVLATCNRFELYLDVDDADRAPLARAAVAEAIAARSGYAPDEVGGHLHPLLGTDVSAHLFSVASGLESMVVGEREIAGQVRRALTTARRDGTTTSALEALFQAASRASRAVETGTGLGGTGRSVVGVALDLAERTLPSRDGRPDWCGTRTVLIGTGSYAGASLAALRARGVQDVLVHSPSGRAAAFASARGARALPSGDDLLAEVARADLVVACSGAAGAVLGVEALAAARPAGAQPLTVVDLALRHDVDPGVRTLPGVALVSLQTVADHAPAEHAALEHAREIVDTAARDFEAERRVREWNPAVVAERARVLGALERSLAAVPDEVRDERVERSLRRRTRTALHAPTVAAREAARAGDAAAYAQALAALAAVEHPPVPASA comes from the coding sequence GTGGTGCTGCTGTCCCTCGTCGCCAGCCATCACGATCTCGACCTGACGGTGCTGGAGCGTCTGCAGACGGACGTGCACGCCGTCGGCCGTGAGCTCGTGGGCGCGACCTCCCCCGTGGCCGGTGCCGTCGTCCTCGCGACGTGCAACCGGTTCGAGCTGTACCTGGACGTCGACGACGCCGACCGGGCGCCGCTCGCGCGGGCCGCCGTGGCCGAGGCGATCGCGGCGCGCTCCGGGTACGCCCCGGACGAGGTCGGCGGGCACCTGCACCCGCTGCTGGGCACCGACGTCAGCGCGCACCTGTTCTCCGTCGCGTCGGGGCTCGAGTCGATGGTCGTGGGGGAGCGGGAGATCGCGGGCCAGGTGCGCCGTGCCCTGACCACGGCCCGGCGGGACGGCACGACGACGTCCGCGCTCGAGGCCCTCTTCCAGGCGGCGTCGCGGGCCTCGCGCGCCGTCGAGACGGGCACCGGCCTCGGCGGCACCGGTCGCTCGGTCGTCGGCGTCGCGCTCGACCTCGCCGAGCGCACCCTGCCGTCGCGCGACGGGCGCCCCGACTGGTGCGGCACCCGCACCGTGCTCATCGGCACCGGCTCCTACGCCGGCGCGAGCCTGGCCGCGCTGCGGGCCCGCGGCGTGCAGGACGTGCTCGTGCACTCCCCGAGCGGCCGGGCCGCGGCCTTCGCGAGCGCGCGCGGCGCCCGGGCCCTGCCGTCCGGCGACGACCTGCTGGCGGAGGTCGCCCGCGCCGACCTGGTGGTCGCGTGCAGCGGCGCGGCCGGGGCCGTGCTCGGCGTGGAGGCGCTCGCCGCCGCGCGTCCCGCCGGCGCGCAGCCGCTCACCGTGGTCGACCTGGCGCTGCGGCACGACGTGGACCCCGGGGTGCGGACCCTGCCGGGCGTCGCCCTCGTCTCGCTGCAGACGGTCGCCGACCACGCGCCCGCCGAGCACGCCGCGCTGGAGCACGCGCGCGAGATCGTGGACACGGCCGCGCGGGACTTCGAGGCGGAGCGGCGCGTGCGGGAGTGGAACCCGGCGGTCGTGGCCGAGCGGGCCCGCGTGCTCGGGGCGCTGGAGCGGTCCTTGGCGGCGGTCCCCGACGAGGTCCGCGACGAGCGGGTGGAGCGCTCGCTGCGTCGGCGCACGCGGACCGCGCTGCACGCGCCCACCGTGGCGGCACGCGAGGCCGCCCGCGCCGGTGACGCGGCGGCCTACGCGCAGGCCCTGGCGGCCCTCGCGGCGGTCGAGCACCCCCCGGTCCCGGCCTCCGCCTGA
- the purB gene encoding adenylosuccinate lyase: MATPDPARTPSPLPAERVRLADVSPSIALGPLDGRYRGTVAPLVDHLSEAALNRARLAVEVEWVVHLTTHQVVPGAPVLADDEVAYLRGVVASFGADEIAELAEIERTTVHDVKAVEYFLKRRIAAAPEPLRAGTVLPQVAELVHFALTSEDVNNLSYALMVRGAVHEVWLPAAAALADDVADLAREHAQVPMLALTHGQPATPTTLGKELAVLAHRLRRQLRRIASDEVLGKLNGATGTYGAHVAAVPGADWPEVSRTFVEHLGLVWNPLTTQIESHDWQAELYADVARYNRVLHNLATDVWTYISRGVFTQIPVAGATGSSTMPHKVNPIRFENAEANLEVSCALLDTLGATLVTSRLQRDLTDSTTQRNIGPAFGHSLLAIDNVRRGLRALSVDEALLARELDQNWEVLGEAVQSAMRAASVAGVTGMENPYERLKELTRGHRLTGDEMRSFVAGLGLPGDVAERLAAMTPATYVGLAAELVTRLDD, encoded by the coding sequence ATGGCCACGCCCGACCCCGCCCGCACCCCGTCGCCGCTGCCCGCCGAGCGCGTCCGGCTCGCCGACGTCAGCCCGTCGATCGCCCTCGGCCCGCTCGACGGCCGCTACCGGGGCACCGTCGCCCCGCTCGTCGACCACCTCTCCGAGGCGGCGCTCAACCGCGCCCGGCTCGCGGTCGAGGTCGAGTGGGTGGTGCACCTGACCACGCACCAGGTGGTGCCGGGTGCACCCGTGCTCGCCGACGACGAGGTCGCGTACCTGCGAGGGGTCGTCGCGTCCTTCGGCGCCGACGAGATCGCCGAGCTCGCGGAGATCGAGCGCACGACCGTGCACGACGTGAAGGCCGTCGAGTACTTCCTCAAGCGCCGGATCGCCGCCGCCCCCGAGCCGCTGCGCGCCGGCACGGTGCTGCCGCAGGTCGCCGAGCTCGTGCACTTCGCGCTCACGAGCGAGGACGTCAACAACCTGTCCTACGCGCTGATGGTGCGCGGGGCCGTGCACGAGGTGTGGCTGCCGGCGGCGGCCGCGCTGGCCGACGACGTCGCGGACCTGGCGCGCGAGCACGCGCAGGTGCCGATGCTCGCGCTGACGCACGGGCAGCCGGCCACGCCGACCACGCTCGGCAAGGAGCTGGCCGTGCTCGCGCACCGCCTGCGCCGCCAGCTGCGCCGCATCGCGTCGGACGAGGTGCTGGGCAAGCTCAACGGCGCCACGGGCACGTACGGCGCGCACGTCGCGGCCGTGCCGGGCGCGGACTGGCCGGAGGTCTCCCGCACGTTCGTCGAGCACCTCGGACTGGTGTGGAACCCGCTGACCACGCAGATCGAGTCGCACGACTGGCAGGCCGAGCTCTACGCGGACGTCGCCCGCTACAACCGCGTGCTGCACAACCTGGCGACCGACGTGTGGACGTACATCTCGCGCGGCGTCTTCACGCAGATCCCCGTCGCGGGGGCCACGGGCAGCTCGACGATGCCGCACAAGGTCAACCCGATCCGCTTCGAGAACGCGGAGGCGAACCTCGAGGTGTCGTGCGCGCTGCTCGACACCCTCGGCGCGACCCTCGTGACGAGCCGCCTGCAGCGCGACCTCACGGACTCCACGACGCAGCGCAACATCGGCCCCGCGTTCGGGCACTCGCTGCTGGCGATCGACAACGTGCGCCGCGGCCTGCGCGCCCTGTCCGTCGACGAGGCGCTGCTGGCCCGCGAGCTCGACCAGAACTGGGAGGTGCTGGGCGAGGCCGTGCAGTCGGCGATGCGCGCGGCGTCGGTCGCGGGGGTCACGGGCATGGAGAACCCGTACGAGAGGCTCAAGGAGCTGACGCGCGGGCACCGTCTGACGGGGGACGAGATGCGCTCGTTCGTGGCGGGACTGGGCCTCCCGGGGGACGTCGCGGAACGCCTGGCCGCCATGACACCGGCGACCTACGTGGGACTCGCGGCCGAGCTCGTCACCCGTCTGGACGACTGA
- a CDS encoding M15 family metallopeptidase has product MHASWRPGCPVPLEDLRHVTVRHHDMTGAVVTGELVVHADVADGLVEVFRALFDARFPLTSVRLVDDFGADDDASMAADNTSAFNCRAVTGGSGWSEHAYGRAVDVNPVENPYVRGGTVLPPAGAAFVDRPDAPGVVHDGDVVVRAFAAHGWAWGGHWSSPTDYQHFSTTGR; this is encoded by the coding sequence ATGCACGCGTCGTGGCGTCCCGGGTGCCCCGTCCCGCTGGAGGACCTGCGCCACGTCACGGTCCGCCACCACGACATGACCGGCGCGGTCGTCACCGGCGAGCTCGTGGTGCACGCCGACGTCGCCGACGGGCTCGTCGAGGTGTTCCGCGCGCTCTTCGACGCGCGGTTCCCGCTGACGTCGGTGCGGCTCGTCGACGACTTCGGCGCCGACGACGACGCGTCGATGGCGGCGGACAACACGTCGGCGTTCAACTGCCGGGCCGTGACGGGCGGGAGCGGCTGGTCCGAGCACGCGTACGGGCGTGCGGTCGACGTGAACCCCGTCGAGAACCCGTACGTGCGGGGCGGGACGGTCCTGCCGCCGGCGGGAGCCGCCTTCGTCGACCGGCCCGACGCGCCCGGCGTGGTGCACGACGGTGACGTGGTGGTGCGGGCGTTCGCGGCGCACGGGTGGGCGTGGGGCGGGCACTGGTCGTCGCCGACGGACTACCAGCACTTCTCGACGACAGGACGGTGA
- a CDS encoding DUF4129 domain-containing protein: MTTTRTGAAVPAALAGGLVVLAVLGAALAGPLDLRTVGRDGTGPDLRATAPPVSQPPLPTSSVQGPPQVPGATEIAPWILVVVGLVVVGLLGAALVAALRRLVESRGATPPEDDGVVAPGEDPGGSVDDEALAVLREGVRAATRELDDDVPPGDAVVAAWVAVERAAAATGVERDRAQTATELALAVLGATRADPGSTRELLGLYLAARYGAEPVSGPDVARARALLAVVAQGLAARQDAPARVGPDVTPPDVPRTDVPRTDVTSADVTSADVPRTDDGPLP; this comes from the coding sequence GTGACGACGACGCGCACGGGCGCCGCGGTCCCGGCCGCCCTGGCCGGCGGGCTCGTCGTCCTCGCCGTCCTCGGTGCTGCGCTGGCGGGACCGCTCGACCTGCGCACGGTCGGGCGCGACGGCACGGGCCCCGACCTGCGCGCGACGGCACCGCCGGTGTCGCAGCCGCCGCTGCCGACGAGCTCCGTGCAGGGCCCCCCGCAGGTGCCCGGCGCCACCGAGATCGCCCCGTGGATCCTCGTCGTCGTCGGACTCGTCGTCGTCGGGCTGCTCGGTGCCGCGCTGGTCGCGGCGCTGCGCCGGCTCGTCGAGAGCCGCGGCGCGACCCCGCCCGAGGACGACGGGGTGGTCGCCCCGGGCGAGGACCCCGGGGGGAGCGTGGACGACGAGGCGCTCGCGGTGCTGCGGGAGGGCGTGCGCGCTGCCACCCGCGAGCTGGACGACGACGTGCCGCCGGGCGACGCGGTCGTCGCCGCGTGGGTGGCGGTCGAGCGCGCGGCGGCCGCGACCGGCGTCGAGCGGGACCGCGCGCAGACCGCCACCGAGCTGGCGCTCGCGGTGCTGGGCGCGACGCGCGCCGACCCGGGGTCGACCCGCGAGCTGCTGGGGCTGTACCTGGCGGCGCGGTACGGCGCCGAGCCGGTGTCCGGGCCGGACGTGGCCCGCGCCCGGGCGCTGCTCGCGGTCGTCGCCCAGGGCCTCGCCGCCCGCCAGGACGCGCCCGCACGGGTCGGTCCCGACGTGACTCCTCCCGACGTGCCGCGCACCGACGTCCCGCGCACCGACGTGACGTCCGCCGACGTGACGTCCGCCGACGTGCCGCGAACCGACGACGGGCCGCTGCCGTGA
- a CDS encoding MoxR family ATPase, with translation MTTAADAGPLTVREVAVRGQAVLDEVATAVVGMAGPVRLALAAVLAGGHVLFEDVPGLGKTLAARSLATALGLDFSRIQCTPDLLPSDVTGSSVYDPATQAFTFRPGPVFTGLLLADEINRTAPKTQSALLEAMAERQVSVDGTTHALPAPFHVVATSNPVEYEGTYPLPEAQLDRFMVRLAVGYPERAAEVDVLARRLGRRREGATVRRVVDAATLLRMQAGVEDVAVDDDVLAYCVDLAAATRAHRAVEVGASPRGSQALVLVARGLAVLDGRAYVTPEDVKAVAVPALAHRLSLSPQAWAAGLAPQSVVEEVLTQVPGPTTARRG, from the coding sequence ATGACCACCGCAGCCGACGCCGGCCCCCTGACCGTCCGCGAGGTCGCCGTGCGCGGCCAGGCCGTGCTCGACGAGGTCGCGACGGCCGTCGTCGGCATGGCCGGCCCCGTGCGCCTGGCGCTGGCCGCAGTTCTCGCCGGCGGGCACGTGCTGTTCGAGGACGTGCCCGGGCTCGGCAAGACCCTCGCGGCGCGCAGCCTGGCGACCGCGCTGGGCCTCGACTTCAGCCGCATCCAGTGCACCCCCGACCTGCTGCCGTCGGACGTCACCGGGTCCAGCGTCTACGACCCCGCGACGCAGGCGTTCACGTTCCGCCCCGGCCCGGTGTTCACCGGCCTGCTGCTGGCCGACGAGATCAACCGCACCGCCCCCAAGACGCAGTCCGCGCTGCTCGAGGCGATGGCCGAGCGGCAGGTCAGCGTCGACGGCACCACGCACGCGCTGCCCGCGCCGTTCCACGTCGTCGCCACGTCCAACCCCGTGGAGTACGAGGGCACCTACCCGCTGCCCGAGGCGCAGCTCGACCGGTTCATGGTGCGGCTCGCCGTCGGGTACCCCGAGCGGGCCGCGGAGGTCGACGTGCTCGCCCGGCGCCTGGGCCGCCGTCGGGAGGGCGCCACGGTGCGGAGGGTCGTCGACGCCGCGACGCTGCTGCGCATGCAGGCGGGCGTGGAGGACGTCGCGGTCGACGACGACGTGCTCGCGTACTGCGTGGACCTGGCCGCCGCGACCCGCGCGCACCGGGCGGTGGAGGTCGGGGCGTCGCCGCGCGGGTCGCAGGCGCTCGTGCTCGTCGCCCGCGGCCTGGCCGTGCTCGACGGGCGCGCGTACGTCACGCCGGAGGACGTCAAGGCCGTCGCGGTCCCGGCGCTCGCGCACCGGCTGTCGCTGAGCCCGCAGGCGTGGGCGGCGGGCCTGGCGCCGCAGTCCGTCGTCGAGGAGGTCCTCACCCAGGTGCCGGGCCCGACCACCGCCCGGCGCGGATGA
- a CDS encoding DUF58 domain-containing protein, translating into MTPPGQGAAGHRPAVDATPWAPTLAVATGAVAGVLVLVLAVLAGRGDVAVVVAAPLLTAVVVRHRRPTGSVRAWFAGPADEAGDDGRDLAGPDGTLRAALWLDAPAGAAAHVALTRQGRAVADALVHVDGTRRLPVTARTVRTGPQEVATAVVQGVGPGAASVADPADAVDRRTVVLPRATPVREVPLPPRLRGTTGAHPARRPGEGGDLRDVHPWGPGDRLRRIDWRVTARRSPDLRDLYVRREHTLAEAVVVLVVDSRDDVGPDPRTWRGPVPPDPADATSLDRAREAAATLARAFLDQGDRVGLDDLGVRRRPLPPGGGRRQLQRVRHALAGTHPAGDPPVRVRAPRLPSGALAVVFSTFLDDEAAAVATQWRAAGHRVVAVDVLPALRSADLSVRERLAVRLVTLTREDRVAELADQGVEVVAWRDDPAVALQVLARRGRRHAGAGVV; encoded by the coding sequence ATGACGCCCCCCGGGCAGGGCGCGGCCGGGCACCGCCCCGCCGTCGACGCGACGCCCTGGGCACCGACCCTCGCGGTCGCCACCGGTGCCGTCGCGGGCGTGCTGGTGCTGGTGCTGGCCGTGCTCGCCGGCCGCGGCGACGTCGCCGTCGTCGTGGCCGCTCCGCTGCTCACCGCCGTCGTCGTGCGGCACCGCCGCCCCACGGGCTCGGTGCGGGCCTGGTTCGCCGGCCCGGCCGACGAGGCCGGCGACGACGGGCGCGACCTCGCCGGGCCCGACGGCACCCTGCGCGCCGCGCTCTGGCTCGACGCGCCCGCGGGCGCCGCCGCGCACGTGGCCCTCACCCGGCAGGGCCGCGCCGTCGCCGACGCGCTCGTGCACGTCGACGGCACCCGACGCCTGCCCGTCACCGCCCGCACCGTGCGCACCGGCCCGCAGGAGGTCGCGACCGCGGTCGTCCAGGGCGTCGGCCCCGGCGCCGCGTCCGTCGCCGACCCCGCCGACGCCGTCGACCGCCGCACCGTCGTGCTGCCCCGCGCCACCCCGGTGCGCGAGGTGCCCCTGCCGCCCCGGCTGCGCGGCACGACCGGCGCGCACCCCGCCCGCCGTCCCGGCGAGGGCGGCGACCTGCGCGACGTGCACCCCTGGGGCCCCGGTGACCGCCTGCGCCGCATCGACTGGCGCGTCACCGCCCGCCGCTCGCCCGACCTGCGCGATCTGTACGTCCGCCGCGAGCACACCCTCGCCGAGGCCGTCGTCGTCCTCGTCGTCGACTCCCGCGACGACGTCGGCCCCGACCCCCGCACGTGGCGCGGCCCGGTCCCGCCCGACCCTGCCGACGCGACGTCCCTCGACCGCGCCCGCGAGGCCGCCGCGACCCTGGCCCGCGCGTTCCTCGACCAGGGCGACCGCGTCGGCCTCGACGACCTCGGGGTGCGCCGCCGGCCCCTGCCGCCCGGCGGCGGGCGCCGCCAGCTCCAGCGGGTGCGGCACGCGCTGGCCGGCACCCACCCCGCCGGCGACCCGCCCGTGCGCGTCCGCGCGCCGCGCCTGCCGTCGGGTGCGCTCGCGGTGGTGTTCTCCACGTTCCTCGACGACGAGGCCGCGGCCGTGGCGACGCAGTGGCGCGCCGCCGGGCACCGCGTCGTCGCCGTGGACGTCCTGCCCGCCCTGCGCAGCGCCGACCTCTCGGTCCGTGAGCGGCTGGCCGTGCGTCTGGTGACGCTCACGCGCGAGGACCGCGTCGCCGAGCTCGCCGACCAGGGCGTCGAGGTGGTCGCGTGGCGCGACGACCCGGCCGTCGCGCTGCAGGTGCTCGCGCGCCGCGGCCGCCGGCACGCCGGGGCGGGGGTCGTGTGA
- a CDS encoding phage holin family protein, translating into MGFVVRVLINGVAIWLATLLLPGLTVIGGDSTGGEIGVILLVALVFGLVNAIVKPIVNVLSIPLYILTLGLFTLVVNALMLMLTAWITEQTSWGLRIEDFGTAVLGGLIVAVVSFVLSAVTSRD; encoded by the coding sequence ATGGGATTCGTCGTGCGCGTCCTCATCAACGGTGTCGCCATCTGGCTGGCGACGCTCCTCCTGCCCGGCCTGACGGTGATCGGCGGGGACTCCACCGGCGGCGAGATCGGCGTGATCCTGCTCGTCGCCCTCGTCTTCGGGCTCGTGAACGCGATCGTCAAGCCGATCGTGAACGTCCTGTCGATCCCGCTGTACATCCTCACGCTCGGGCTGTTCACGCTGGTCGTGAACGCGCTGATGCTCATGCTCACCGCGTGGATCACCGAGCAGACGTCGTGGGGCCTGCGCATCGAGGACTTCGGCACCGCGGTGCTCGGCGGGCTGATCGTCGCGGTGGTCAGCTTCGTGCTCTCGGCGGTCACCTCGCGCGACTGA
- a CDS encoding tRNA-dihydrouridine synthase has protein sequence MPTRRSSTVVLGVSAALALVLSGCSSTSDYQGVCVEKASGTRLDDADCDDDDAGYTGGTHGWYYLPRGASAPPVGEAVSGGTTTVPSDRTAVRGGVSAGGETSVKGGSVSRGGFGGTSSHVGG, from the coding sequence GTGCCCACCCGCAGGTCCTCCACCGTCGTCCTCGGCGTCAGCGCCGCCCTCGCCCTCGTCCTCAGCGGGTGCTCCTCGACGAGCGACTACCAGGGGGTGTGCGTGGAGAAGGCGTCGGGCACCCGGCTCGACGACGCGGACTGCGACGACGACGACGCGGGCTACACCGGCGGCACGCACGGCTGGTACTACCTGCCGCGCGGGGCGAGCGCGCCGCCCGTCGGCGAGGCCGTCAGCGGCGGCACCACGACCGTCCCGTCCGACCGGACCGCCGTCCGCGGCGGCGTCTCGGCGGGCGGGGAGACGTCCGTCAAGGGCGGCAGCGTGTCCCGCGGCGGGTTCGGCGGCACGTCCTCGCACGTCGGCGGCTGA